One segment of Plasmodium vivax chromosome 14, whole genome shotgun sequence DNA contains the following:
- a CDS encoding hypothetical protein, conserved (encoded by transcript PVX_100830A), translating into MGEQRKPADAAPGTLKKPKKKKIKNEKSAKKPSDIVSCIAFLPRGKKKSAGRQFEQLSEEDPSSDSDVGEKGKRKKKMKKKEKGDEADSYDALQNVFNDEKENEKVIKEDNLIETNKKYLFDDELCIEDGDALTLNGKIYSDIGTLEVHLVNYDEGIFNIYDDVIIDDYPLCLEVIGESYYGGRDIVAVGTMKQEIGLWDIHSIDTLEALSYLGGTERAKRGGEGRKKRRKGSGEAAEVGGVEASQVGQADGAAEGAAEGAAEEAAQKEGQKRKQSKNNLQGHTECVTCLNSSKVIPNLMCSGSKDCSIKLWDLSNLTYLHSFNFHQKKVNSVSFHANESNILLSTSSDKTLKLYDIRKDTVGMSIHLESTPESTTWSKFNEKEIISSDVDGYVSRIDIRYATDSSSSFSHKSTVRFKAFSNSCVSLVSTHYPNLTLAGSEDGLVKVYDFGAFGEAGPPCLYTKDLKRNLYCMKENEDWPNVIFFGCDKLYDWDFKSCKELREYLKL; encoded by the exons ATGGGCGAACAGCGCAAGCCAGCAGATGCAGCCCCGGGAACCCTTAAAAAACccaagaaaaagaaaataaaaaatgaaaagtctGCGAAGAAGCCAAGTGACATTGTGAGCTGCATAGCCTTTTTACCCAGGGGCAAGAAGAAGTCCGCTGGGCGCCAATTTGAGCAACTCAG CGAAGAAGACCCCTCTAGCGACAGCGACGTCGGCGAAAAGGGCaagcggaagaagaagatgaagaagaaggagaagggagACGAAGCAGACTCCTACGATGCCCTGCAAAACGTTTTCAacgacgaaaaggaaaacgaaaaggtaATAAAAGAAGATAACCTCATAGAGACGAACAAAAAATACCTTTTTGATGATGAGCTGTGCATAGAAGATGGCGACGCATTAACCctaaatgggaaaatataCAGTGACATTGGGACGTTGGAGGTTCACCTAGTTAATTACGATGAGGGCATTTTCAACATCTACGATGATGTGATTATTGATGACTACCCCTTGTGCTTGGAGGTGATAGGGGAGTCTTACTACGGGGGGAGGGACATCGTAGCTGTGGGCACCATGAAGCAGGAGATTGGGCTGTGGGACATTCACAGCATCGACACGCTGGAGGCCCTCAGCTATTTGGGCGGCACGGAAAGGGCCaagcgcgggggggagggtcGCAAAAAGAGGCGCAAGGGGAGCGGGGAAGCTGCAGAAGTGGGAGGAGTAGAAGCTTCACAAGTGGGACAGGCAGATGGAGCAGCCGAGGGAGCCGCCGAGGGAGCCGCCGAGGAAGCCGCCCAGAAAGAGGGGCAAAAGCGGAAGCAGAGCAAAAACAACCTGCAGGGCCACACCGAATGCGTCACGTGCCTCAACTCGTCGAAGGTTATCCCCAATTTGATGTGCAGCGGCTCCAAGGATTGCTCCATTAAATTGTGGGACCTGTCTAACCTCACCTACCTACATTCCTTTAACtttcaccaaaaaaaagttaacagCGTTTCCTTCCACGCGAATGAAAGTAACATTCTCCTCTCAACCTCATCGGACAAAACGCTAAAACTATATGACATACGAAAAGACACAGTTGGGATGAGCATACATTTGGAGAGTACCCCCGAGTCGACCACTTGGAGCAAATTcaatgaaaaggaaatcaTTTCATCCGACGTTGATGGGTATGTGAGTAGGATAGACATACGTTACGCTACAGATTCGTCTTCCAGCTTTTCACACAAGAGCACAGTTAGGTTTAAGGCGTTTTCCAATTCTTGCGTCTCCCTGGTCAGCACGCATTACCCCAATTTGACCCTCGCAGGGTCCGAAGACGGCCTCGTGAAGGTCTACGACTTTGGCGCCTTCGGAGAGGCGGGGCCTCCCTGCCTGTACACGAAGGACCTTAAAAGG aacCTCTACTGCATGAAGGAGAACGAAGACTGGCCCAATGTAATTTTCTTCGGGTGCGACAAGCTCTACGACTGGGATTTTAAGTCCTGCAAGGAGTTACGCGAGTATCTCAAGCTGTGA
- a CDS encoding hypothetical protein, conserved (encoded by transcript PVX_100835A; Apicoplast targeted protein. Curated by Stuart Ralph, Walter and Eliza Hall Institute of Medical Research, Australia.): protein MGATVSYLRCVTSIAGLSSLVLSLFPKLIMKNPQVLRPLLNISWGYLFGSTFWLCLFSEVGLFRSLKNMKRIPIPENAEEAKKQLEEMKSMEGDFTRRREDFQYFFGFSTLFSGILLLSTVRLANHNMQLRISSTIVALSCLLNNLYLQNKVHSLKIQKENLYNELIRNPKSETTIAEIKKNKKDFHIYHGLSLLSLYISFLGLTPYIFT from the exons atgggagCCACTGTGAGCTACCTCCGATGCGTAACCAGCATAGCAG GCCTCTCGAGCCTGGTCCTCTCGCTGTTCCCCAAGCTGATCATGAAGAACCCTCAAGTCCTAAGGCCGCTGCTAAACATCAGTTGGGGGTACCTCTTCGGGTCGACGTTCTGGCTGTGCCTTTTCTCGGAAGTTGGTTTGTTTAGGAGCctcaaaaatatgaagcgAATCCCCATCCCCGAAAATgcagaggaagcaaaaaaacagttagaagaaatgaaaagcatGGAAGGAGATTTCACCAGAAGGAGAGAAGACTtccaatatttttttggtttttcaaCTCTTTTTTCTGGCATTCTCCTCTTATCCACGGTGAGACTGGCAAACCACAACATGCAGCTGAGGATCAGCTCGACCATTGTTGCCCTATCGTGCCTCTTAAACAATTTGTACCTTCAGAATAAGGTGCACAGTTTGAAGATTCAGAAGGagaatttatataatgagcTCATTAGGAACCCCAAGAGTGAAACTACCATTGCAGAGATTAAGAAGAATAAGAAGGACTTCCACATTTACCACGGGCTGTCTCTCCTCTCCCTCTACATTTCCTTCCTCGGCCTGACGCCCTACATTTTTACGTAG
- a CDS encoding ubiquitin-like protein, putative (encoded by transcript PVX_100840A) produces MIEIILNDRLGKKIRVKCNPDDTIGDLKKLVAAQTGTRADKIRIQKWYTIYKDHITLQDYEIKDGMSLELYYN; encoded by the exons ATGATAGAAATAATACTGAACGACCGGCTGGGGAAGAAAATCCGCGTGAAGTGCAACCCGGATGACACCATCGGGGATTTGAAGAAGCTCGTGGCGGCGCAAACGG gaACCAGGGCCGACAAAATACGAATACAAAAATGGTACACCATTTACAAGGACCACATCACTCTGCAAGATTACGAAATTAAGGACGGGATGAGTCTCGAGCTATATTATAACTGA